The DNA segment CAGTTTTGCCTCGATGACTTCGGATCTCGCTATCAGATCCTCCTTGCTGAAAGTGACCGAGGATTCATCGTATTCACCGAGAAGGGAAAGGTCGGGCAGCGGCGCGTTGTCAGCCGGTGTCGATGGGGCCCCCTGCAGCTTTGGCCTGGCAGGCGCCTGTTTTTGTCGAGGTTGCGGACGGGGTCTTTTTGGTTCTGCTATATCTATCTTCCTTGGGCCTTCCTCGATTTCTTCTTCCACTTCTACAGGTATCGGCTCCGTTTTATTCCTGGTTTTCCGACTCTTTTTCCTGCTCGTTCGCCTGGGTGCCTCATCCTTCTTCCCTCTGAAGATCAGACCCGGGATCAGGGAAATCATGCCGGATAACCTTTCGACAGCCCCACTGATCGACCCGAAAAAGAGAAAGGTCAGAGTCAGCAGAAATGACGCTGAGAGTACCAGTATCGTACCTATCCTTCCCACCAGGAGTTCCAGCAGCGCCGAAGTCCGTTCTCCGAGCTGTCCGGCCGCTCCCGAAAGTCCAGCAGACGCGAACAACGCCGCGCCGATCCAGCCAAGGAGCGATAATCCCGCGAGCAACCTTCCCTTTTCGAGAAGTTTTCGTCCAGTGAGATACGCCCCGCCCCAGTACAACAGAAGCAGAGGGATCCCCCATGAAACAATATATCCGAAAAGATATCTGAGAACGCCCGCTATCAGCGCGCCGACCGGGCCACACATGTTCGCCGCTTCCCAGAAAAGGCCGGTATCGGCATCGTCCCAGGAATATAGAGCCACCCCGATGAAAACAGCCGAGGTCATCAGAATTATTCCGGTTATTATTTTTTTCCTTTTAGCCATGACAATGTACCGGTCCCTGCTTCATATCAGTTATCAGGACAATACGCCGACCTGTTCAGATCAGGTCATTTACGCTACTTACATTTATCAATGATCTGCCTGAAGGTAAAGCAGTTTTTGCTGATATCACCCTTGAGGATGCCAGATATTACGGCC comes from the Candidatus Latescibacterota bacterium genome and includes:
- a CDS encoding DNA translocase FtsK 4TM domain-containing protein — translated: MAKRKKIITGIILMTSAVFIGVALYSWDDADTGLFWEAANMCGPVGALIAGVLRYLFGYIVSWGIPLLLLYWGGAYLTGRKLLEKGRLLAGLSLLGWIGAALFASAGLSGAAGQLGERTSALLELLVGRIGTILVLSASFLLTLTFLFFGSISGAVERLSGMISLIPGLIFRGKKDEAPRRTSRKKSRKTRNKTEPIPVEVEEEIEEGPRKIDIAEPKRPRPQPRQKQAPARPKLQGAPSTPADNAPLPDLSLLGEYDESSVTFSKEDLIARSEVIEAKLEDYGLKGKIQKVLPGPVVTTFEFVPAAGVKVSQIANRADDISLALAARALRIQAPIPGKGAVGIEVPNPEPKLVVLKEMLEHFPQGKGELNVCLGKSVTGEPVFVDLADMPHLLIAGATGSGKSVCINSIICSLLFNHTPA